The proteins below are encoded in one region of Oncorhynchus tshawytscha isolate Ot180627B linkage group LG04, Otsh_v2.0, whole genome shotgun sequence:
- the LOC112263739 gene encoding aspartate aminotransferase, mitochondrial: MSLLKSGKVISSIGTFSPSLGVLSTRNSSWWGGVQMGPPDPILGVSEAFKRDTSPKKMNLGVGAYRDDHGKPFVLDCVRKAEALISSKQLDKEYLAIGGLGDFTKSCALLALGADSEVLKSGRNITVQTISGTGSLCIGANFLSRFHSASRDVYLPKPSWGNHTPIFRDAGMQLKAYRYYDPSTCGFDFNGALDDISKMPEKSVIMLHACAHNPTGVDPKPEQWKEIADLVKKRDLLVFFDMAYQGFASGDIDRDAWAVRHFIEQGHNIVLSQSFAKNMGLYGERVGGFTVVCNDAEEVKRVESQLKILIRPIYSNPPMNGARIAATILNTPDLYKIWLGEVHGMANRIIKMREQLAANLKSEGSTHNWQHVIDQIGMFCFTGLKPEQVERLTKEFSVYMTKDGRISMAGVTSGNVGYLAHGIHAVTK, from the exons ATGTCTCTGTTGAAGTCCGGCAAGGTGATCTCCAGTATTGGGACTTTCTCCCCGTCCCTGGGAGTTTTGTCTACACGTAACAG TTCATGGTGGGGTGGAGTGCAGATGGGCCCCCCTGACCCCATCCTGGGGGTGTCGGAGGCCTTCAAGAGGGACACCAGTCCGAAGAAGATGAACCTGGGGGTGGGGGCCTACAGGGACGACCACGGCAAACCCTTTGTGCTCGATTGTGTCCGCAAG GCAGAGGCTCTGATTTCTTCCAAGCAGTTGGATAAGGAGTATCTGGCCATCGGTGGTCTGGGGGACTTCACCAAGTCCTGCGCTCTGCTAGCCCTGGGGGCTGACAGCGAGGTCCTCAAGAGTGGCAGG aaCATCACTGTCCAGACCATCTCAGGAACCGGCTCACTGTGCATCGGAGCCAACTTCCTG TCTCGTTTCCACAGTGCGTCCCGTGACGTGTACCTGCCCAAGCCCTCCTGGGGGAACCACACACCCATCTTCAGAGATGCTGGCATGCAGCTGAAAGCCTACCGCTACTACGACCCCTCTACCTGCGGCTTCGACTTCAACGGGGCGCTCGACGACATCTct AAAATGCCAGAGAAGAGTGTGATCATGCTGCATGCCTGTGCCCATAACCCCACTGGTGTGGACCCCAAGCCTGAGCAGTGGAAGGAGATCGCTGACCTGGTGAAG AAAAGGGACCTGTTGGTGTTCTTTGACATGGCCTACCAGGGCTTTGCCAGTGGAGATATTGATCGTGATGCCTGGGCTGTTCGTCACTTCATCGAGCAGGGCCACAACATTGTCCTGTCGCAGTCGTTCGCTAAGAACATGGGCCTCTACG GTGAGCGAGTGGGAGGGTTCACTGTGGTGTGTAACGATGCCGAGGAAGTTAAGAGGGTGGAGTCTCAGCTGAAGATTCTGATCCGGCCAATCTACTCCAACCCTCCAATGAATGGAGCCAGAATCGCTGCCACTATTCTCAACACACCAGACCTTTATAAAATATG GTTGGGGGAGGTCCACGGCATGGCCAACCGCATCATCAAGATGAGGGAGCAGCTGGCAGCCAACCTGAAGAGTGAGGGCTCCACTCACAACTGGCAGCATGTCATCGACCAAATAGGCATGTTCTGCTTCACAGGCCTCAAGCCTGAACAG GTTGAGCGTCTGACTAAGGAGTTTTCAGTATACATGACCAAAGATGGTAGAATCTCCATGGCAGGTGTCACCTCCGGTAACGTGGGATACCTAGCACATGGAATCCACGCTGTCACTAAGTAA